The proteins below come from a single Thermopolyspora flexuosa genomic window:
- a CDS encoding GNAT family N-acetyltransferase has product MAEVGVRAALPRDVDAVTDTQIRAWRCAYAFLPEEPLRQMAGEDARGLWRRQWEEAIVAPPTPRHRVLVAVERGLEDEDEPNGTAPDNRRLRERVVGLASHAPAEDPDLDPGKFAELLTLLVDPGHVRRGHGSRLLNATVDHLREDGYTGVVTWVFEEHTPMLAFLESAGWAADEAERILDMGRPVRMIRLVTDIS; this is encoded by the coding sequence ATGGCCGAGGTGGGGGTACGTGCCGCGCTGCCGCGGGACGTGGACGCCGTGACGGACACCCAGATCCGGGCTTGGCGCTGCGCCTACGCCTTCCTGCCCGAGGAGCCGCTGCGCCAGATGGCCGGTGAGGACGCCCGCGGGTTGTGGCGCCGCCAGTGGGAGGAGGCGATCGTCGCCCCGCCCACGCCGCGCCACCGGGTGCTCGTCGCCGTCGAGCGTGGACTCGAGGACGAGGACGAGCCGAACGGCACGGCCCCGGACAACCGGCGGCTGCGGGAACGCGTGGTCGGCCTCGCCTCGCACGCGCCCGCCGAGGACCCCGACCTCGATCCCGGCAAGTTCGCCGAGCTGCTCACCCTGCTCGTCGACCCCGGCCACGTACGGCGCGGCCACGGCAGCCGGCTGCTCAACGCCACCGTCGACCACCTGCGCGAGGACGGCTACACCGGCGTGGTGACCTGGGTGTTCGAGGAGCACACGCCGATGCTCGCCTTCCTCGAGTCGGCCGGCTGGGCCGCGGACGAGGCCGAGCGCATCCTCGACATGGGCCGCCCCGTCCGCATGATCCGCCTCGTCACCGACATCAGCTGA
- a CDS encoding PLP-dependent aminotransferase family protein, whose product MKKDSSIDRLAAILRAEVDRLRPGDRLPSSRELVARFGVSPVTVSRALAQLAAEGRVVTRPGSGTFAAPRPAGRAEAADLSWQTVALGDRVIDDTGVAALLAQPPEGVIPLVGGYLHPNLVPARELAAAAGRAARRPETWLMPPLSGVAGLRRWFATELGGDVTASDVQVVAGGQAALAHAFRALAAPGQPVLVETPTYPGALAAAKAAGLRPVAVPIDADGVRPDLLAEAFAVTGARLFYCQPTLHNPTGATLPRERREQVLAVARAAGAFVIEDDYARYLALGPTPPPLVTLDTHGVVVHVHSLTKITSPSLRVAGLVARGPAAHRLRAARLVESFFVARQLQETALEFLESPAWRRHRAAITAELAARRDALAGAVARHLPDAQLHLLPHGGVHLWVRLPRETDEAALVEAALRHGVLVSPGRIYYPSEPPGPHIRLTHIAAAHPPELAEGVRRLAAAFAEQPAVPRREAESGAGVPSA is encoded by the coding sequence ATGAAAAAGGATAGCAGTATCGATCGGCTCGCGGCGATCCTGCGGGCCGAGGTGGACCGGCTGCGGCCCGGCGACCGCCTGCCGTCCAGCCGGGAGCTGGTGGCCCGGTTCGGGGTGAGCCCGGTCACCGTGTCCCGGGCGCTGGCGCAGCTCGCGGCCGAGGGCCGGGTGGTCACCCGGCCGGGCAGCGGCACGTTCGCCGCGCCGCGCCCGGCGGGCCGCGCCGAGGCCGCCGACCTCTCCTGGCAGACGGTCGCGCTCGGCGACCGGGTGATCGACGACACCGGCGTCGCCGCCCTGCTCGCCCAGCCGCCGGAGGGGGTGATCCCGCTCGTCGGCGGCTACCTCCACCCGAACCTGGTGCCGGCCCGGGAGCTCGCCGCCGCGGCCGGGCGGGCCGCGCGCCGCCCGGAGACCTGGCTGATGCCGCCGCTGTCCGGGGTGGCCGGGCTGCGCCGCTGGTTCGCCACCGAGCTCGGCGGCGACGTCACCGCCTCGGACGTGCAGGTGGTCGCGGGCGGCCAGGCCGCGCTCGCCCACGCGTTCCGCGCGCTCGCCGCCCCCGGGCAGCCGGTACTGGTGGAGACGCCGACGTACCCGGGCGCGCTCGCCGCGGCGAAGGCGGCCGGGCTGCGCCCGGTGGCCGTGCCGATCGACGCCGACGGGGTGCGTCCCGACCTGCTCGCCGAGGCGTTCGCGGTGACCGGGGCGCGGCTGTTCTACTGCCAGCCGACGCTGCACAACCCCACCGGGGCCACCCTGCCGCGGGAGCGCCGGGAGCAGGTGCTCGCGGTGGCGCGCGCGGCGGGCGCGTTCGTGATCGAGGACGACTACGCCCGGTACCTCGCGCTCGGCCCGACCCCGCCGCCGCTCGTCACCCTCGACACGCACGGCGTCGTGGTGCACGTGCACTCGCTGACGAAGATCACCTCTCCGAGCCTGCGGGTGGCCGGGCTCGTCGCCCGCGGCCCGGCCGCGCACCGGCTGCGGGCCGCGCGGCTCGTCGAGTCGTTCTTCGTCGCCCGCCAGCTGCAGGAGACCGCGCTGGAGTTCCTCGAGTCCCCCGCCTGGCGGCGGCACCGCGCCGCGATCACGGCCGAGCTCGCCGCCCGCCGCGACGCGCTCGCCGGGGCGGTCGCCCGTCATCTCCCCGACGCGCAGCTGCACCTCCTCCCGCACGGCGGGGTGCACCTGTGGGTACGGCTGCCGCGGGAGACCGACGAGGCCGCGCTCGTCGAGGCGGCGCTCCGGCACGGGGTGCTGGTGAGCCCGGGGCGCATCTACTACCCGTCCGAGCCGCCGGGCCCCCACATCCGGCTCACCCACATCGCCGCCGCGCACCCGCCCGAGCTCGCCGAGGGGGTGCGCCGCCTCGCCGCCGCGTTCGCCGAGCAGCCCGCCGTACCGCGGCGCGAGGCCGAATCGGGGGCGGGCGTGCCGTCGGCATAG
- a CDS encoding GntR family transcriptional regulator translates to MASSDPVYLRVVEDLRRQIIDSTLPPGAPIPSRVQLTQRYGVGETAARHALRVLAQEGLIVGRVGAGHYVRERPVLSPLRRSRFADPHDLFTTDMQAHGRRATWDWRSELVDATPDIARRLKLDTSAPVLRTTCVLRGDGRPLQLVTSYEPAEFSEGRPLPQEGTGARTALSARMAAAGVPITAASEDVYVRVPRPDESDRLELPAGTQVLHLERTHWSGDRPVETSDIVVPGDKFRLTYTIPISDPIPGA, encoded by the coding sequence GTGGCCAGCTCCGATCCGGTTTACCTGCGGGTCGTCGAGGACCTGCGTCGGCAGATCATCGACAGCACGTTACCCCCGGGGGCTCCGATCCCCTCGCGGGTGCAGCTCACCCAGCGGTACGGCGTCGGCGAGACCGCGGCCCGGCACGCGCTCCGGGTGCTCGCCCAGGAAGGCCTCATCGTCGGCCGGGTGGGCGCCGGGCACTACGTGCGGGAACGCCCGGTGCTGTCACCGTTACGCCGATCACGGTTCGCTGACCCGCACGACCTGTTCACCACGGACATGCAGGCCCACGGGCGCCGCGCCACGTGGGACTGGCGGTCCGAACTGGTGGACGCCACTCCCGACATCGCGCGCCGGCTGAAGCTCGACACCTCCGCGCCGGTGCTGCGCACCACCTGCGTGCTGCGCGGGGACGGCCGCCCGCTGCAGCTCGTCACCTCCTACGAACCGGCCGAGTTCAGCGAGGGCAGGCCGCTGCCCCAGGAGGGCACCGGCGCCCGCACGGCGCTCAGCGCCCGCATGGCCGCCGCCGGGGTGCCGATCACCGCGGCGAGCGAGGACGTCTACGTCCGGGTCCCCCGGCCGGACGAGAGCGACCGGCTCGAGCTTCCCGCCGGCACCCAGGTGCTGCACCTCGAACGTACCCACTGGTCCGGCGACCGCCCGGTCGAGACGAGCGACATCGTGGTGCCGGGCGACAAGTTCCGCCTCACCTACACGATCCCGATATCCGACCCGATACCGGGCGCCTGA
- a CDS encoding CGNR zinc finger domain-containing protein, with translation MTDPAELIRDFVNTYDVEKDADELGSPEELASWLCARGLVAAHDRATAQDLAAAVALREGLRAALRRNHDRATRTRHGRDAHAAAATAEAVAPASPQTTHDPPDGLPAATTPTPAEIRTGARRAARAAAQASGSAPSDGLAALLADLPLRVTLDGPAPALEPVATGVRGGLARIAAAIVAAHAAGTWPRLKVCVEATCQWAFIDSSKNRSRSWCSMRICGNRTKTRAYRARHRATGGRRPS, from the coding sequence GTGACCGACCCCGCGGAGCTGATCCGCGACTTCGTGAACACCTACGACGTCGAGAAGGACGCCGACGAGCTGGGCTCGCCGGAGGAGCTGGCGTCGTGGCTGTGCGCCCGCGGCCTCGTCGCCGCCCACGACCGCGCCACCGCCCAGGACCTCGCGGCCGCCGTCGCGCTCCGCGAAGGGCTGCGGGCCGCGCTGCGCCGCAACCACGACCGTGCCACCCGGACCCGGCACGGCCGGGACGCGCACGCCGCGGCCGCCACCGCCGAAGCGGTGGCACCGGCCTCCCCGCAGACGACCCACGACCCGCCCGACGGCCTTCCCGCCGCCACCACACCGACCCCCGCCGAGATCCGCACGGGCGCCCGGCGGGCGGCCCGGGCAGCCGCCCAGGCATCGGGTTCGGCGCCGTCGGATGGGCTGGCGGCCCTGCTCGCCGATCTCCCGCTGCGCGTCACCCTCGACGGGCCGGCGCCCGCGCTCGAGCCGGTCGCCACCGGGGTACGCGGCGGGCTCGCCCGGATCGCCGCGGCGATCGTCGCGGCGCACGCCGCCGGAACCTGGCCGCGGCTCAAGGTCTGCGTCGAGGCCACCTGCCAGTGGGCGTTCATCGACTCCTCGAAGAACCGCTCCCGCTCCTGGTGCTCGATGCGGATCTGCGGCAACCGCACCAAGACCCGCGCCTACCGGGCCCGCCACCGGGCCACGGGCGGGCGACGCCCGTCGTGA
- a CDS encoding M16 family metallopeptidase has translation MKRPLNTITLHDGENGAGVVRRTVLPGGLRVVTETMPAVRSVSVGMWVGIGSRDEAPEHMGATHFLEHLLFKGTPRRNALEISAAIEGIGGEINAFTAKEYTCYYARVLDEDLPLAIDVLADLVTSSLITPEDVESERAVILEEIAMHDDDPSDVVHEQFSAELYGDTPIGRPILGTVKSINALTRDRIAEYYHRFYRPPRTVVSVAGGVDHDRVVELVAEAYDRVGALEGDAPPAPPRLSGPGVPFRSGVRVLDRPTEQANLVLGTTGLARTDDRRFALGVLNAALGGGMSSRLFQEIREKRGLAYSAYSYTSQYADTGQFGIYVGCLPSKIDEVLKICRDELARVVAEGLTEEEIVRGKGQMRGGLVLGLEDTGSRMSRIGKSELVYDGLMPVDEVLRRIDAVTPEDVAAVAREVLNRPLTLAVIGPYAGRDFSDYIA, from the coding sequence GTGAAACGACCACTGAACACGATCACTCTCCACGACGGCGAGAACGGTGCCGGGGTGGTCCGCCGCACCGTTCTCCCCGGCGGGCTCCGGGTGGTGACCGAGACCATGCCGGCCGTGCGCAGCGTCTCGGTCGGCATGTGGGTCGGCATCGGGTCGCGGGACGAGGCCCCCGAGCACATGGGGGCCACCCACTTCCTGGAGCACCTGCTGTTCAAGGGCACGCCCCGGCGGAACGCACTGGAGATCTCCGCGGCGATCGAGGGCATCGGCGGCGAGATCAACGCCTTCACCGCCAAGGAGTACACCTGCTACTACGCCCGGGTGCTCGACGAGGACCTGCCGCTCGCCATCGACGTGCTCGCCGACCTGGTGACCTCCTCGCTGATCACCCCCGAGGACGTGGAGTCCGAGCGGGCGGTGATCCTCGAGGAGATCGCCATGCACGACGACGACCCGTCCGACGTCGTGCACGAGCAGTTCTCCGCCGAGCTGTACGGCGACACGCCGATCGGGCGGCCGATCCTCGGCACGGTCAAGTCGATCAACGCGCTCACCCGGGACCGCATCGCCGAGTACTACCACCGGTTCTACCGGCCGCCGCGGACCGTGGTCTCGGTGGCGGGCGGGGTCGACCACGACCGGGTGGTCGAGCTCGTCGCCGAGGCGTACGACCGGGTGGGCGCGCTCGAGGGCGACGCGCCGCCCGCGCCGCCGCGGCTGTCCGGGCCCGGCGTGCCGTTCCGGTCCGGGGTGCGGGTGCTCGACCGGCCCACCGAGCAGGCGAACCTCGTGCTCGGCACCACCGGCCTGGCCCGCACCGACGACCGGCGGTTCGCCCTCGGGGTGCTCAACGCGGCGCTCGGCGGCGGCATGTCGTCCCGGCTCTTCCAGGAGATCCGGGAGAAGCGCGGCCTGGCCTACTCGGCGTACAGCTACACCTCCCAGTACGCGGACACCGGCCAGTTCGGCATCTACGTGGGCTGCCTGCCCTCGAAGATCGACGAGGTGCTGAAGATCTGCCGGGACGAGCTGGCCCGGGTGGTCGCCGAGGGCCTCACCGAGGAGGAGATCGTCCGCGGCAAGGGCCAGATGCGCGGCGGCCTCGTGCTCGGCCTGGAGGACACCGGCTCGCGCATGTCCCGGATCGGCAAGAGCGAGCTGGTCTACGACGGGCTCATGCCGGTCGACGAGGTGCTGCGCCGCATCGACGCGGTCACCCCCGAGGACGTCGCGGCGGTGGCCCGGGAGGTGCTCAACCGGCCGCTCACCCTCGCGGTGATCGGCCCGTACGCCGGCCGGGACTTCTCCGACTACATCGCCTGA
- a CDS encoding 1,4-dihydroxy-2-naphthoate polyprenyltransferase → MATPAQWLAGARPRTLPAAIVPVAVGTGVAAAYGGVVWWRALTALFVALALQVGVNYANDYSDGVRGTDDRRVGPLRLVGSGVARPREVFGAAMLCFLAAAVAGLALVVATGAWWLLLVGAAAIAAAWFYTGGSRPYGYRALGEVSVFVFFGLVAVAGTTYVQLEWLPWTAVAAAVPCGLLSCALLVVNNLRDLRTDAAAGKRTMAVVLGDVRTRTLYTACLLLPFAIALVLVPWRPFAALAVLAIPLALAPVRAVRTGAVGPALITTLQQTGRVQLAFGALFTAGLAL, encoded by the coding sequence TTGGCGACACCAGCTCAGTGGCTCGCGGGGGCCCGGCCGCGCACTCTCCCCGCCGCGATCGTGCCGGTCGCCGTCGGTACCGGAGTGGCCGCCGCCTACGGCGGAGTGGTCTGGTGGCGGGCGCTGACGGCCCTGTTCGTGGCCTTGGCGCTCCAGGTCGGGGTGAACTACGCCAACGACTACAGCGACGGTGTCCGCGGCACCGACGACCGGCGGGTCGGCCCGCTGCGGCTCGTCGGCTCCGGCGTCGCCCGGCCGCGTGAGGTGTTCGGCGCGGCGATGCTGTGCTTCCTCGCCGCCGCGGTCGCCGGGCTCGCCCTCGTGGTGGCCACCGGCGCGTGGTGGCTGCTGCTCGTCGGCGCGGCCGCGATCGCCGCGGCCTGGTTCTACACCGGCGGCTCCCGGCCGTACGGCTACCGCGCCCTCGGCGAGGTGTCGGTGTTCGTGTTCTTCGGCCTGGTCGCCGTGGCCGGCACCACGTACGTGCAGCTGGAATGGCTGCCCTGGACGGCGGTGGCCGCGGCGGTGCCCTGCGGCCTGCTCTCCTGCGCGCTGCTCGTGGTCAACAACCTGCGCGACCTGCGCACCGACGCGGCCGCGGGCAAGCGCACCATGGCCGTCGTGCTCGGCGACGTGCGCACCCGCACGCTCTACACCGCGTGCCTGCTGCTGCCGTTCGCGATCGCGCTCGTGCTCGTGCCGTGGCGGCCGTTCGCCGCGCTCGCCGTGCTCGCGATCCCGCTCGCCCTCGCCCCGGTGCGCGCCGTCCGCACCGGCGCGGTCGGGCCCGCGCTCATCACCACGCTGCAGCAGACCGGCCGCGTCCAGCTCGCCTTCGGCGCCCTGTTCACCGCGGGCCTGGCCCTGTGA
- the dapB gene encoding 4-hydroxy-tetrahydrodipicolinate reductase → MIRVGVLGARGRVGVEVCKAVEAAEDMELVAAVDKGDPREALTAAEVVVDFTHPDVVMDNLHWCISHGLHAVVGTTGFDAERLETVRGWLREHEGVNVLIAPNFGIGAVLMMHFAQKAARYFDSVEIVELHHPNKADAPSGTARRTAELVAEARRAAGRGPSPDATTSALPGARGAEVEGVRVHAVRLAALIAHQEVLLGGEGETLTIRHDTMSRASFTPGVLLGVRRIRELPGLTVGLEHLLDL, encoded by the coding sequence GTGATTCGGGTAGGTGTGCTGGGCGCGCGTGGGCGCGTCGGTGTCGAGGTCTGTAAGGCGGTCGAGGCGGCCGAGGACATGGAGCTCGTGGCCGCCGTGGACAAGGGCGATCCGCGGGAGGCGCTGACCGCGGCCGAGGTGGTGGTGGACTTCACCCACCCGGACGTGGTCATGGACAACCTCCACTGGTGCATCTCGCACGGGCTGCACGCGGTGGTGGGCACCACCGGGTTCGACGCCGAGCGGCTGGAGACGGTCCGCGGGTGGCTCCGCGAGCACGAGGGCGTCAACGTGCTGATCGCCCCGAACTTCGGCATCGGGGCGGTGCTGATGATGCACTTCGCCCAGAAGGCGGCCCGCTACTTCGACTCGGTCGAGATCGTGGAGCTGCATCACCCGAACAAGGCCGACGCGCCGTCCGGTACGGCCCGCCGTACCGCGGAGCTCGTCGCCGAGGCGCGGCGCGCGGCGGGACGGGGACCGTCGCCGGACGCGACCACCTCGGCGCTGCCCGGGGCGCGGGGCGCGGAGGTCGAGGGCGTGCGGGTGCACGCGGTACGGCTCGCCGCCCTCATCGCCCACCAGGAGGTGCTGCTCGGCGGCGAGGGCGAGACGCTGACGATCCGGCACGACACGATGAGCCGGGCGTCGTTCACGCCGGGGGTGCTGCTCGGCGTGCGGCGCATCCGTGAGCTGCCCGGCCTCACCGTCGGGCTGGAGCACCTGCTCGACCTGTAG
- the dapA gene encoding 4-hydroxy-tetrahydrodipicolinate synthase, translating to MASPTGTSGAPFGRMLTAMVTPFTADGAVDYDAVQRTAVYLVDEQRNDGLIVSGTTGESPTTSDEEKDRILRAVLEAVGDRATVVAGAGTNDTAHSIELARAAERAGAHGLLLVTPYYNKPPQEGIYQHFTAIADATGLPVMLYDIPGRTGVPIQTNTLIRLAAHPRIVAVKDAKGDLFAASQVMAATDLAFYSGDDMINLPWLSIGAAGFVSVVGHVVGDRLAAMIEHYREGRVDAAAEIHRQLLPAVTAIMTRTQGAIMAKAALNLVGQTGGHVRPPLVDATPQEIEMLRADLVASGVKVMDTN from the coding sequence ATGGCATCGCCAACAGGAACTTCAGGCGCCCCCTTCGGCCGCATGCTGACCGCGATGGTCACCCCGTTCACCGCCGATGGAGCGGTCGACTACGACGCAGTGCAGCGGACCGCCGTCTACCTCGTGGACGAGCAGCGCAACGACGGCCTTATCGTGAGTGGTACGACCGGTGAGTCCCCGACCACCAGCGACGAGGAGAAGGACCGCATTCTGCGGGCCGTCCTCGAGGCTGTCGGCGACCGGGCCACCGTCGTCGCGGGTGCGGGCACCAACGACACCGCGCACAGCATCGAGCTGGCCCGGGCCGCGGAGCGCGCGGGCGCCCATGGGCTTCTGCTGGTCACGCCCTACTACAACAAGCCCCCGCAGGAGGGGATCTATCAGCACTTCACCGCGATCGCCGACGCGACCGGTCTCCCGGTGATGCTCTACGACATCCCCGGACGCACCGGCGTGCCCATCCAGACGAACACCCTGATCCGGCTCGCCGCGCACCCGCGCATCGTCGCGGTCAAGGACGCCAAGGGCGACCTGTTCGCGGCCTCGCAGGTGATGGCCGCCACCGACCTGGCGTTCTACTCCGGTGACGACATGATCAACCTGCCCTGGCTGTCCATCGGGGCGGCCGGGTTCGTCAGCGTCGTCGGGCACGTCGTGGGCGACCGGCTCGCCGCGATGATCGAGCACTACCGGGAGGGGCGGGTCGACGCCGCCGCCGAGATCCACCGGCAGCTGCTCCCCGCGGTCACCGCGATCATGACCCGCACCCAGGGGGCGATCATGGCGAAGGCGGCCCTCAACCTGGTGGGCCAGACCGGCGGGCACGTACGGCCTCCGCTGGTCGACGCCACGCCCCAGGAGATCGAGATGCTTCGCGCCGACCTCGTGGCAAGTGGAGTAAAGGTCATGGACACAAACTGA
- a CDS encoding DMT family transporter, protein MRSYDIATGTDRVAVSRSSAARAWQGTALAFLGVVTFSGSFPATALALRGFDPYLVALGRASTAVVIAAACLLAVGAPLLPPRAEWRSYGLIVLGVVLGFPLFGSLALDLGASSAHAAVVTGLLPAATAAVAVARAGERPRVSFWAAAAAGAVAVTVFTLSQGGGHFTLSDLLLVGGLVSAGIGYAEGGRLTRNRPGWQVISHALVLAAPVTVPATVVLALVTEVRPAPDALAGLAYAGVVSSFLGFIPWYAGLARGGIARAGQTQLLQPLLTLVWSWLLVGEHVGPVTVLGAVAVLGCVALTQRLR, encoded by the coding sequence ATGAGAAGCTACGATATCGCTACCGGGACCGATCGAGTAGCGGTCTCCCGCTCCTCCGCCGCCCGCGCCTGGCAGGGCACCGCCCTCGCGTTCCTCGGCGTCGTGACGTTCTCCGGCTCGTTTCCGGCCACGGCGCTCGCGCTGCGCGGTTTCGACCCCTACCTCGTCGCGCTCGGCCGGGCCTCGACGGCCGTTGTGATCGCCGCGGCGTGCCTCCTCGCGGTCGGAGCGCCCCTGCTGCCGCCCCGGGCCGAGTGGCGCTCGTACGGACTGATCGTGCTCGGCGTGGTGCTCGGCTTCCCGCTGTTCGGCAGCCTCGCTCTCGATCTGGGGGCAAGCTCCGCGCATGCGGCGGTGGTGACCGGGCTGCTGCCCGCCGCCACCGCGGCCGTCGCGGTGGCACGGGCCGGGGAGCGGCCGCGTGTGTCGTTCTGGGCCGCGGCAGCGGCCGGTGCGGTGGCGGTCACCGTGTTCACCCTCAGCCAGGGCGGCGGCCACTTCACCCTCTCCGACCTGCTGCTCGTCGGCGGGCTGGTGTCCGCCGGGATCGGCTACGCCGAGGGCGGGCGGCTCACCCGGAACCGGCCGGGCTGGCAGGTGATCTCCCACGCGCTCGTGCTCGCCGCGCCGGTCACCGTCCCGGCGACCGTGGTGCTCGCCCTGGTCACCGAGGTACGGCCGGCCCCGGACGCGCTCGCCGGGCTCGCCTACGCCGGCGTGGTGTCCTCGTTCCTCGGCTTCATCCCCTGGTACGCGGGCCTCGCCCGGGGCGGCATCGCGCGGGCCGGGCAGACCCAGCTCCTCCAGCCCCTGCTCACCCTGGTCTGGTCCTGGCTGCTCGTCGGCGAGCACGTCGGCCCGGTCACCGTGCTCGGCGCGGTCGCCGTGCTCGGTTGCGTGGCGCTCACCCAACGGCTCCGGTGA
- a CDS encoding ribonuclease J → MSHPHPELGPPPALPKDGLRIVALGGLGEIGRNMAVFEFDGRLLIVDCGVLFPDPEQPGVDLILPDFDYIRDRLDDVVACVLTHAHEDHIGAVPYLLRERPDIPLVGSRLTLGLVESKLAEHRMKPVRVEVAEGQRDRFGPFDLEFFAVNHSIPDALAVAIRTPAGLVLHTGDFKMDQLPMDGRLTDLAGFARLGAEGVDLLMSDSTNAEVPGFVTFERDIAPVIDEVFRAASKRIIVACFASHVHRVQQVLDAAEAHGRKVAFIGRSMVRNMGVARDLGYLRVPAGLLVDSREIEEWPPEEVVLICTGSQGEPMAALSRMANRDHPIRVTEGDTVLLASSLVPGNETAVNKVINGLTRWGAKVVHKGNALVHVSGHAAAGELLYVLNLTRPSNFMPIHGEWRHMRAHAKLAALTGVPEENIVIAEDGVVVDLVDGRARITGAVPCGYVYVDGTSVGDVTDVALKDRRILGDEGFVSIVIAIDSTTGKLLGGPEIHARGSGIAVEAFDEIIPQIEQALEEAAANAVTDSQQIRRVVKRTVGRWVNETFRRRPMIIPVVIEV, encoded by the coding sequence ATGAGTCATCCGCACCCTGAACTGGGTCCGCCTCCCGCGCTGCCGAAGGACGGCCTGCGCATCGTGGCCCTCGGCGGTCTGGGGGAGATCGGCCGCAACATGGCGGTCTTCGAGTTCGACGGCCGCCTGCTCATCGTCGACTGCGGCGTGCTCTTCCCCGACCCCGAGCAGCCGGGCGTCGACCTGATCCTGCCGGACTTCGACTACATCCGGGACCGGCTCGACGACGTCGTCGCCTGCGTGCTCACCCACGCGCACGAGGACCACATCGGCGCCGTGCCGTACCTGCTCCGGGAGCGGCCCGACATCCCGCTCGTCGGCTCGCGGCTCACCCTCGGGCTGGTGGAGAGCAAGCTCGCCGAGCACCGCATGAAGCCCGTGCGGGTCGAGGTGGCCGAGGGCCAGCGCGACCGGTTCGGACCCTTCGACCTCGAGTTCTTCGCGGTCAACCACTCGATCCCGGACGCGCTGGCGGTGGCGATCCGCACCCCGGCCGGGCTCGTGCTGCACACCGGCGACTTCAAGATGGACCAGCTCCCGATGGACGGGCGGCTGACCGACCTGGCGGGCTTCGCCCGGCTCGGTGCCGAGGGTGTGGACCTGCTGATGTCGGACTCGACCAACGCCGAGGTGCCCGGGTTCGTCACGTTCGAGCGGGACATCGCGCCGGTCATCGACGAGGTGTTCCGCGCCGCGTCCAAGCGCATCATCGTCGCCTGCTTCGCCTCGCACGTGCACCGCGTCCAGCAGGTGCTCGACGCCGCCGAGGCGCACGGGCGCAAGGTCGCGTTCATCGGGCGCTCGATGGTGCGCAACATGGGCGTCGCCCGCGACCTCGGCTACCTGCGCGTCCCGGCCGGCCTGCTGGTCGACTCGCGGGAGATCGAGGAGTGGCCGCCGGAGGAGGTGGTGCTCATCTGCACCGGCTCCCAGGGCGAGCCGATGGCCGCGCTGTCCCGGATGGCGAACCGCGACCACCCGATCCGGGTGACCGAGGGCGACACCGTGCTGCTCGCCTCGTCGCTCGTGCCGGGCAACGAGACCGCGGTCAACAAGGTCATCAACGGGCTCACCCGCTGGGGGGCGAAGGTCGTGCACAAGGGCAACGCCCTGGTGCACGTCTCCGGCCACGCCGCCGCCGGCGAGCTGCTGTACGTGCTCAACCTCACCCGCCCGTCGAACTTCATGCCGATCCACGGCGAGTGGCGGCACATGCGGGCGCACGCCAAGCTCGCCGCGCTCACCGGCGTGCCGGAGGAGAACATCGTCATCGCCGAGGACGGCGTCGTCGTCGACCTCGTCGACGGCCGCGCCCGGATCACCGGCGCGGTGCCGTGCGGCTACGTGTACGTGGACGGCACCTCGGTCGGCGACGTCACCGACGTGGCGCTCAAGGACCGGCGCATCCTCGGCGACGAGGGCTTCGTCTCGATCGTCATCGCGATCGACTCCACCACGGGCAAGCTGCTCGGCGGCCCCGAGATCCACGCCCGCGGCTCCGGCATCGCCGTCGAGGCGTTCGACGAGATCATCCCGCAGATCGAGCAGGCGCTGGAGGAGGCGGCGGCGAACGCCGTCACCGACTCGCAGCAGATCCGCCGGGTGGTCAAGCGCACCGTGGGCCGGTGGGTGAACGAGACCTTCCGCCGCCGGCCGATGATCATCCCCGTGGTGATCGAGGTCTGA